In Streptomyces ambofaciens ATCC 23877, a single genomic region encodes these proteins:
- a CDS encoding ROK family protein, giving the protein MKNNLTPLGPKADKASVRRHNLSLVLRAVHDAGEATRAGVATHVGLTRAAVSSLVEQLLEFGFVSEWGKTSSGQAGRPGTVLKVSRSGPAGLGVEVNIDYIAVCVVDLAGTDRVRLVEHFDNRGAQPADVLARAARLAARAIGSAAEQDLVPAGAHVALPGLVTGGTVRQAPNLGWQRVAVEGLFAHALLALRPAHRPLPVSSDNEANAAALAELWFGAGTEGVRSFLYLTGEIGVGGALVLRGELLRGAHGFAGEIGHMVVDPDGPLCRCGARGCLEQYAGQGALLRAAGLDADAGVQGVAELERRARRGDAAALSAIEEAGRRLGVVVSGAVNLFDPDAVMLGGVYRELMDWLAPAVDRELALRVVSGLWSEDGKRLRASSSLGDAARGAAGVIVREVLADPAAYAEREAG; this is encoded by the coding sequence ATGAAGAACAACCTCACCCCCCTGGGCCCGAAGGCCGACAAGGCCTCGGTCAGACGGCACAACCTCAGCCTGGTCCTGAGAGCCGTGCACGACGCGGGGGAGGCGACCCGGGCCGGGGTCGCCACGCATGTCGGACTCACCCGTGCGGCGGTGTCCTCCCTGGTCGAGCAGTTGCTGGAGTTCGGTTTCGTCTCCGAGTGGGGCAAGACCAGCAGCGGTCAGGCGGGCCGGCCCGGCACCGTCCTGAAGGTGTCCCGGTCGGGTCCCGCGGGTCTCGGTGTCGAGGTCAACATCGACTACATCGCCGTCTGCGTCGTGGACCTGGCCGGCACCGACCGGGTGCGGCTCGTGGAGCACTTCGACAACCGCGGGGCGCAGCCGGCCGACGTACTGGCCCGCGCGGCCCGGCTGGCGGCGCGCGCCATCGGCTCGGCGGCCGAGCAGGACCTGGTGCCGGCCGGCGCCCACGTCGCGCTGCCCGGCCTGGTCACGGGCGGCACCGTGCGCCAGGCCCCCAACCTCGGCTGGCAGCGGGTCGCCGTGGAGGGCCTCTTCGCCCACGCCCTGCTCGCGCTGCGCCCCGCCCACCGGCCCCTGCCGGTCAGCTCCGACAACGAGGCCAACGCCGCCGCCCTCGCCGAACTGTGGTTCGGCGCCGGCACCGAGGGCGTCCGCAGTTTCCTGTACCTGACCGGCGAGATCGGCGTCGGCGGCGCGCTGGTGCTCCGGGGCGAGCTGCTGCGCGGTGCGCACGGCTTCGCCGGAGAGATCGGGCACATGGTCGTCGACCCGGACGGGCCGCTGTGCCGGTGCGGGGCGCGCGGCTGTCTGGAGCAGTACGCCGGACAGGGCGCGCTGCTGAGGGCCGCGGGCCTCGACGCCGACGCGGGCGTGCAGGGCGTCGCCGAACTCGAACGCCGCGCCCGGCGGGGCGACGCGGCCGCGCTGTCGGCGATCGAGGAGGCCGGGCGGCGACTGGGCGTCGTGGTGTCGGGCGCGGTGAACCTCTTCGACCCCGACGCGGTGATGCTCGGAGGCGTCTACCGAGAGCTGATGGACTGGCTCGCGCCCGCCGTCGACCGTGAACTCGCCCTGCGCGTCGTGTCCGGGCTGTGGAGCGAGGACGGGAAGCGGCTGCGCGCCTCCTCGTCCCTGGGCGACGCGGCCCGGGGCGCGGCCGGCGTGATCGTGCGTGAGGTGCTGGCCGACCCGGCGGCGTACGCGGAGCGTGAGGCGGGCTGA
- a CDS encoding MFS transporter — protein sequence MPGSRNDLTRLRIALTAFFALDGFVFAGWVVRIPTIKEQTGASASALGLALLGVSAGAVVTMTLTGRLCRRYGSHPVTVVCAVLLCLSVALPPLTHSALALGAVLLVFGSAYGGINVAFNSAAVDLVTVLRRPIMPSFHAAFSLGGMVGAGLGGLVAGSLSPLRHLLGLTLIGLVVTLFAGRALLRCEPAAPPDRGAEDDGAPRRLDGRTRRLVITFGLIALCTAYGEGAMADWGALHLEQDLDASPGMAAAGYSCFALAMTVGRLTGTTLLERLGRTTTVVAGGTTAVAGMLLGSLAPSVWAALFGFAVTGLGLANIFPVAVERAGALGGPSGVATASTLGYGGMLLGPPAIGFMADWFSLPAALTSVAALAAVAVLVAVATRHAAVPD from the coding sequence GTGCCGGGCTCCCGCAACGACCTCACCCGCCTCCGCATCGCCCTGACCGCCTTCTTCGCCCTCGACGGCTTCGTCTTCGCCGGCTGGGTCGTACGGATTCCCACCATCAAGGAGCAGACCGGAGCCTCGGCCAGCGCCCTGGGGCTGGCGCTGCTCGGCGTCTCCGCGGGTGCCGTCGTCACCATGACCCTCACCGGGCGGCTGTGCCGCCGCTACGGCAGCCATCCCGTCACCGTCGTCTGCGCGGTCCTGCTCTGCCTCAGCGTCGCCCTGCCCCCGCTCACCCACTCCGCCCTCGCCCTCGGCGCCGTACTGCTGGTGTTCGGCAGCGCCTACGGCGGTATCAACGTCGCCTTCAACAGCGCCGCCGTCGACCTGGTGACGGTGCTGCGGCGCCCGATCATGCCGAGCTTCCACGCTGCCTTCAGCCTCGGCGGCATGGTCGGCGCGGGGCTCGGCGGGCTCGTCGCCGGGTCGCTGTCGCCGCTGCGGCACCTGCTCGGCCTCACCCTGATCGGCCTGGTCGTCACCCTGTTCGCGGGCCGCGCCCTACTGCGCTGCGAGCCCGCCGCGCCACCGGACCGCGGGGCCGAGGACGACGGCGCCCCGCGCCGGCTGGACGGCCGTACCCGCCGCCTCGTCATCACGTTCGGGCTGATCGCCCTGTGCACGGCGTACGGCGAGGGCGCCATGGCCGACTGGGGGGCCCTGCACCTGGAGCAGGACCTCGACGCGTCGCCGGGCATGGCGGCGGCCGGCTACTCCTGCTTCGCGCTCGCCATGACCGTGGGCCGGCTGACCGGTACGACGCTGCTGGAGCGACTCGGCCGCACCACCACGGTCGTGGCGGGCGGTACGACCGCCGTGGCCGGGATGCTGCTCGGCTCGCTCGCCCCCTCCGTGTGGGCCGCGCTGTTCGGCTTCGCGGTCACCGGCCTCGGTCTCGCCAACATCTTCCCCGTCGCGGTGGAACGGGCGGGCGCGCTGGGCGGACCCAGCGGCGTCGCGACCGCGTCCACCCTGGGTTACGGCGGCATGCTGCTCGGGCCGCCCGCCATCGGTTTCATGGCCGACTGGTTCTCCCTGCCGGCCGCGCTCACCAGCGTGGCGGCGCTCGCGGCGGTGGCGGTGCTCGTGGCCGTCGCCACCCGGCACGCGGCGGTCCCGGACTGA
- a CDS encoding maleylpyruvate isomerase family mycothiol-dependent enzyme, producing METTAFVEALHREGDLLATAAELAGTDAKVPTCPGWQVRDLLRHTGMVHRWAAAFVAEGHTGPRPDGGLPDLDGSALVAWFREGHGRLVDTLAGAAPDVRCWHFLPAPSPLAFWARRQAHETTVHRIDAESARGGEPTPVGVDLAVDGIDELLCAFHARPKSAVRTETPRTLRVRATDSPGAVWTVRLSTQAPVTERGDAGDAGDAGDADCELAGPAARLYPALWNRSPFPEVTGDASLAALWREKSCVTWN from the coding sequence ATGGAGACCACCGCGTTCGTCGAAGCCCTGCACCGTGAGGGCGACTTGCTGGCCACGGCCGCCGAGCTCGCCGGCACCGACGCCAAGGTGCCGACCTGCCCCGGCTGGCAGGTGCGGGACCTGCTCCGGCACACGGGCATGGTGCACCGCTGGGCGGCGGCGTTCGTCGCCGAGGGCCACACCGGTCCCCGGCCGGACGGCGGCCTGCCCGACCTCGACGGCAGCGCCCTTGTCGCCTGGTTCCGGGAGGGGCACGGGCGGCTCGTCGACACCCTCGCCGGCGCGGCGCCCGACGTGCGCTGCTGGCACTTCCTGCCCGCACCGTCACCGCTGGCGTTCTGGGCCCGGCGCCAGGCGCACGAGACGACCGTGCACCGCATCGACGCCGAATCGGCCAGGGGCGGCGAACCCACCCCCGTCGGCGTCGACCTGGCGGTGGACGGCATCGACGAGTTGCTGTGCGCCTTCCACGCCCGTCCGAAGAGCGCCGTGCGCACCGAGACACCCCGCACGCTGCGGGTGCGGGCGACGGACTCGCCCGGCGCCGTGTGGACCGTCCGGCTGTCGACGCAGGCACCGGTGACGGAGCGCGGGGACGCCGGGGACGCCGGGGACGCCGGGGACGCCGACTGCGAACTGGCCGGGCCCGCCGCACGGCTCTACCCCGCCCTCTGGAACCGCTCCCCGTTCCCGGAGGTGACCGGCGACGCCTCCCTCGCCGCGTTGTGGCGCGAGAAGTCGTGTGTCACCTGGAATTGA
- a CDS encoding DUF6332 family protein — MDIPGGRRTQGERDAITIEIGYALCSAVFAAAVLFGAVAGPAYLFGPPPGVRSLLIGSGTVLAVVVFLARVVSVLVRFDRGDQPSQPGRTNPDS, encoded by the coding sequence ATGGACATCCCCGGGGGACGACGTACGCAGGGCGAACGGGACGCGATCACGATCGAGATCGGATACGCGCTGTGCAGCGCGGTCTTCGCGGCGGCCGTGCTGTTCGGGGCCGTGGCGGGACCGGCGTACCTCTTCGGTCCGCCCCCGGGTGTCCGGAGCCTGCTCATCGGCTCGGGCACCGTGCTGGCCGTCGTGGTGTTCCTCGCCCGCGTGGTGAGCGTGCTGGTGCGGTTCGACCGAGGGGATCAGCCCAGCCAGCCCGGCCGCACCAACCCCGACTCGTAG
- a CDS encoding response regulator, translating to MIRVLLADDQSLVRAGFRALLDAQPDIEVVGEASDGEAAVRAIRQLRPDVVLMDIRMPLLDGLAATRRITGDAGLRDVKVVMLTTFELDEYVFEAIRSGASGFLVKDTEPEELLRAVRAVVAGDALLSPSVTRRLIAEFAARSKEPAAAGELARLTEREREVMALVGIGLSNEEIARRLVVSPLTAKTHVSRTMVKLGARDRAQLVVLAYESGLVRPGWLG from the coding sequence GTGATCCGTGTACTGCTCGCCGACGACCAGTCACTGGTACGGGCCGGGTTCCGGGCGTTGCTGGACGCGCAGCCGGACATCGAGGTGGTCGGAGAGGCGTCCGACGGTGAGGCGGCGGTGCGCGCGATCCGGCAACTGCGTCCCGATGTCGTCCTGATGGACATCCGCATGCCCCTGCTCGACGGCCTGGCGGCGACCCGACGGATCACCGGGGACGCCGGGCTGCGGGACGTGAAGGTCGTCATGCTCACCACCTTCGAACTGGACGAGTACGTCTTCGAGGCGATCCGCTCCGGCGCCTCCGGCTTCCTGGTCAAGGACACCGAGCCGGAGGAACTGCTGCGTGCCGTACGGGCGGTGGTCGCCGGAGACGCGCTGCTCTCGCCGAGTGTGACGCGCCGCCTGATCGCCGAGTTCGCGGCCCGTTCCAAGGAACCCGCGGCAGCCGGCGAGCTGGCCCGGCTGACCGAGCGGGAGCGGGAGGTGATGGCCCTGGTCGGCATCGGCCTGTCGAACGAGGAGATCGCCCGGCGCCTGGTCGTCAGCCCGCTCACCGCCAAGACCCACGTCAGCCGCACGATGGTCAAACTGGGCGCCCGGGACCGGGCCCAACTGGTCGTCCTGGCCTACGAGTCGGGGTTGGTGCGGCCGGGCTGGCTGGGCTGA
- a CDS encoding TetR/AcrR family transcriptional regulator has protein sequence MSSTAHGARARARIEVTAAIKDEARAQLAAEGAAKLSLRAVARELGMASSALYRYFPSRDDLLTALIIDAYNSLGEAAETAHEAAAGTGPIRRWTAVCEAVRTWALAHPHEYALIYGSPVPGYSAPADTIPAAARVAYVFLGIVRDAHRGPGLAKPPLPAELRPEAHRMAADLAPDLPPETVTAFVAAWAELFGLVGFEVFGQFNRVVEDREAFFRHAAERLAHAVGLVFPSG, from the coding sequence ATGAGCAGCACCGCACACGGCGCCCGCGCCCGCGCCCGGATCGAGGTCACCGCCGCCATCAAGGACGAGGCGCGCGCACAGCTCGCGGCCGAGGGCGCCGCCAAGCTCTCGCTGCGGGCAGTGGCCCGCGAACTGGGCATGGCATCGTCCGCCCTCTACCGCTACTTCCCCAGTCGCGACGACCTCCTGACCGCCCTCATCATCGACGCCTACAACTCGCTGGGCGAGGCCGCCGAGACCGCGCACGAGGCGGCGGCCGGCACCGGGCCCATCCGCCGCTGGACCGCGGTGTGCGAGGCGGTGCGCACCTGGGCGCTGGCGCACCCCCACGAGTACGCGCTGATCTACGGATCGCCGGTGCCCGGCTACAGCGCACCGGCGGACACCATCCCCGCCGCCGCCCGGGTGGCCTACGTGTTCCTGGGCATCGTGCGCGACGCCCATCGGGGACCGGGTCTGGCCAAGCCCCCGCTGCCCGCCGAACTGCGTCCCGAGGCCCACCGGATGGCCGCGGATCTCGCCCCCGATCTGCCGCCGGAGACGGTGACGGCGTTCGTGGCGGCCTGGGCCGAGCTGTTCGGACTGGTCGGCTTCGAGGTGTTCGGACAGTTCAACCGGGTCGTGGAGGACCGGGAGGCGTTCTTCCGCCATGCGGCGGAGCGGCTCGCCCACGCGGTGGGCCTGGTCTTCCCTTCGGGCTGA
- a CDS encoding nitroreductase family deazaflavin-dependent oxidoreductase: protein MSSATYYRKGSKANVRLNSVIGWLARHGLSLAGAAEMSVRGRKSGQMQRIPVNPHTHGDGQYLVSARGHSQWVRNMRVAGGGELRVGRRIRSFTAVELPDEEKLPILRTYLEKWGWEVNQYFQGVTATSSDEEIVAAAEDHPVFRIEVRD, encoded by the coding sequence ATGTCGTCAGCGACGTACTACCGCAAAGGCAGCAAGGCCAACGTCCGGCTCAACAGCGTCATCGGCTGGCTGGCCCGGCACGGTCTCAGCCTCGCCGGCGCCGCGGAGATGTCCGTCCGCGGCCGCAAGAGCGGACAGATGCAGCGCATCCCGGTGAACCCGCACACCCACGGCGACGGGCAGTACCTCGTCTCGGCCCGCGGCCACTCCCAGTGGGTGCGCAACATGCGCGTCGCCGGGGGCGGGGAACTGCGCGTCGGGCGCCGGATCCGCTCCTTCACCGCGGTGGAGCTTCCCGACGAGGAGAAGCTCCCGATCCTGCGGACCTACCTGGAGAAGTGGGGCTGGGAAGTGAACCAGTACTTCCAGGGCGTCACCGCCACGTCCTCCGACGAGGAGATCGTCGCGGCCGCCGAGGACCACCCGGTCTTCCGGATCGAGGTCAGGGACTGA
- a CDS encoding geranylgeranyl reductase family protein: MSSENSSADDARQVWDVVVVGAGPAGASAAYAAAVAGRRVLLLEKAELPRYKTCGGGIIGPSRDTLPPGFELPFRDRVHAVTFSNNGRFTRTRRSRQMLFGLINRPEFDQQLVEHAQKAGAELRTGATVTRVEQHGSAVPDRRTVAVVLQGGETVLARAVVGADGSASRIGAHVGVKLDQVDLGLEAEIPVPETVAEDWKGRVLIDWGPMPGSYGWVFPKGDTLTVGVISARGEGAATKRYLEDFVGRLGLAGFEPSISSGHLTRCRADDSPLSRGRVLVCGDAAGLLEPWTREGISFALRSGRLAGEWAVRISEAHDAVDARKQALNYAFAIKAGLGVEMSVGKRMLTVFERRPGLFHAALTGFRPAWKAFRDITQGSTSLGELVRGHPLAQRALAAIDRRSAGTEESGGGAGAAGSAGGAGAPSRGPDAAGTAGDEVSP, translated from the coding sequence GTGAGCAGCGAGAACTCTTCGGCGGACGACGCGCGTCAGGTCTGGGACGTCGTCGTGGTGGGCGCGGGACCCGCGGGGGCCTCGGCCGCCTACGCGGCGGCGGTCGCGGGGCGGCGCGTGCTGTTGCTGGAGAAGGCGGAGCTGCCCCGCTACAAGACGTGCGGCGGCGGCATCATCGGTCCCTCGCGCGACACCCTGCCGCCCGGCTTCGAACTGCCCTTCCGGGACCGCGTGCACGCGGTGACCTTCTCGAACAACGGGCGGTTCACCCGGACCCGGCGCTCCCGGCAGATGCTGTTCGGGCTGATCAACCGGCCCGAGTTCGACCAGCAGCTCGTCGAGCACGCCCAGAAGGCGGGCGCCGAGCTGCGCACCGGGGCGACGGTGACCCGGGTGGAGCAGCACGGGTCGGCGGTGCCGGACCGGCGCACGGTCGCCGTCGTCCTGCAGGGCGGCGAGACGGTGCTCGCGAGGGCGGTCGTCGGCGCCGACGGCAGCGCCAGCCGGATAGGGGCGCACGTCGGGGTGAAGCTCGACCAGGTCGACCTCGGCCTGGAGGCGGAGATCCCGGTGCCGGAGACCGTCGCCGAGGACTGGAAGGGGCGGGTGCTCATCGACTGGGGTCCGATGCCCGGCAGTTACGGCTGGGTCTTCCCCAAGGGCGACACGCTGACGGTCGGTGTCATCTCGGCGCGCGGTGAGGGCGCGGCGACCAAGCGGTACCTGGAGGACTTCGTCGGCCGGCTCGGCCTCGCCGGCTTCGAACCGAGCATCTCCTCCGGCCATCTGACGCGCTGCCGTGCCGACGACTCGCCGCTGTCCCGCGGCCGGGTCCTGGTCTGCGGGGACGCGGCGGGGCTGCTGGAGCCGTGGACGCGGGAGGGCATCTCCTTCGCGTTGCGCTCGGGGCGGCTCGCGGGGGAGTGGGCGGTGCGCATCTCCGAGGCGCACGACGCCGTGGACGCCCGCAAGCAGGCCTTGAACTACGCCTTCGCGATCAAGGCCGGACTCGGCGTCGAGATGAGCGTCGGCAAGCGGATGCTGACGGTGTTCGAACGCAGGCCCGGGCTCTTCCACGCCGCCCTGACCGGGTTCCGTCCGGCCTGGAAGGCCTTCAGGGACATCACGCAGGGCTCGACCTCGCTGGGTGAGCTGGTCCGCGGCCACCCGCTGGCGCAGCGGGCGCTGGCGGCGATAGACCGGCGTTCCGCGGGTACGGAGGAGTCCGGTGGTGGCGCTGGTGCCGCCGGCTCCGCGGGCGGCGCGGGTGCTCCGAGCCGTGGTCCGGACGCCGCGGGCACCGCGGGCGACGAGGTCAGTCCCTGA
- a CDS encoding dipeptidase, producing the protein MSSNTVAETVSSLMPRAKEELAALVAFASVADFDQFPRSESVGAAEWIATALRAEGFQDVDLLDTPDGTQSVYGYLPGPEGARTVLLYAHYDVQPPLDEAGWDSPPFELTERDGRWYGRGAADCKGGVLMHLLALRALKADGGVPVHVKVIAEGSEEQGTGGLERYAEQHPELLAADTIVIGDAGNFRVGLPTVTSTLRGMTLVCVKVDTLEGNLHSGQFGGAAPDALAALIRVLDSLRAEDGSTTVDGLAADSRWEGLEYDEEQFRRDARVLDGVELIGSGPVADRLWARPAVTVLGIDCPPVVGATPSVHASARALVSLRVPPGVDAAEATKLLQAHLEARTPWGARVGVEQVGQGQPFRADTTSPAYQAMADAMAVAYPGQEMQYAGQGGSIPLCNTLAALYPQAEILLIGLSEPEAQIHAVNESVSPEELERLSVAEALFLRNYAAS; encoded by the coding sequence ATGTCGTCGAACACGGTCGCCGAGACCGTCTCCTCCCTGATGCCGAGGGCGAAGGAGGAGCTCGCCGCGCTGGTGGCCTTCGCATCGGTGGCGGACTTCGACCAGTTCCCGCGCAGCGAGAGCGTGGGCGCCGCCGAGTGGATAGCCACCGCGCTGCGCGCCGAGGGCTTCCAGGACGTGGACCTGCTCGACACGCCGGACGGCACGCAGTCGGTCTACGGATACCTGCCCGGACCCGAGGGCGCGAGGACGGTGCTGCTCTACGCGCACTACGACGTGCAGCCGCCCCTGGACGAGGCCGGCTGGGACTCCCCGCCGTTCGAGCTGACGGAGCGCGACGGCCGCTGGTACGGGCGCGGTGCGGCCGACTGCAAGGGCGGCGTGCTGATGCATCTGCTCGCGCTGCGCGCTCTGAAGGCCGACGGCGGTGTGCCGGTACACGTCAAGGTGATCGCCGAGGGTTCGGAGGAGCAGGGCACGGGCGGCCTGGAGCGGTACGCCGAGCAGCACCCCGAGTTGCTCGCCGCGGACACCATCGTCATCGGCGACGCGGGCAACTTCCGGGTCGGGCTGCCGACGGTCACCTCGACGCTGCGCGGCATGACCCTGGTCTGCGTGAAGGTCGACACGCTCGAAGGCAACCTGCACTCGGGCCAGTTCGGTGGCGCGGCCCCCGACGCGCTGGCCGCCCTGATCCGCGTCCTGGACTCGCTGCGCGCCGAGGACGGTTCGACCACCGTCGACGGTCTGGCGGCGGACAGCCGCTGGGAGGGCCTGGAGTACGACGAGGAGCAGTTCCGTCGCGACGCCCGGGTGCTCGACGGCGTGGAACTGATCGGCTCCGGCCCCGTCGCCGACCGGCTCTGGGCGCGCCCTGCCGTCACGGTGCTCGGCATCGACTGCCCGCCGGTCGTCGGCGCCACCCCCTCGGTGCACGCGAGCGCCCGCGCGCTGGTGAGTCTGAGGGTGCCGCCGGGCGTGGACGCCGCCGAGGCCACCAAGCTGCTCCAGGCCCACCTGGAGGCGCGTACGCCGTGGGGCGCCCGGGTCGGTGTCGAACAGGTCGGTCAGGGCCAGCCGTTCCGCGCCGACACCACCAGCCCCGCCTACCAGGCCATGGCGGACGCGATGGCGGTGGCGTACCCGGGACAGGAGATGCAGTACGCCGGTCAGGGCGGCTCCATCCCGCTGTGCAACACCCTGGCCGCGCTGTACCCGCAGGCGGAGATCCTGCTGATCGGGCTGAGCGAGCCGGAGGCGCAGATCCACGCGGTGAACGAGAGCGTGTCCCCCGAGGAACTGGAGCGGTTGTCGGTGGCGGAAGCCCTGTTCCTGCGCAACTACGCGGCGAGCTGA
- a CDS encoding NUDIX hydrolase, translating to MTVVWINGAFGAGKTTTARELIELIPNSTLFDPEVIGGALAHLLPPKRLAETGDFQDLPIWRRLVIDTAAAMLAELGGTLVVPMTLLRQEYRDEIFGGLAARRIAVRHILLAPAETILRERTAGRETPEGALDGEIRVRRCSYDHIEPYRTALASWLTTDAHPIDTGALTPYEAAARIAEAVGTGSVPACDIVQTPEPTAETTAAGVLLFDERDRVLLVDPTYKPGWEFPGGVVEPGEAPARAGMREVAEETGIRLDDVPALLVVDWEAPVPPGYGGLRLLFDGGRLDPADAARVLLPGPELRAWRFVTEDEAAGLLPPVRYQRLRWALRARERGAALYLEAGTPVG from the coding sequence GTGACCGTCGTCTGGATCAACGGCGCGTTCGGTGCGGGGAAGACCACCACCGCACGGGAACTGATCGAACTGATCCCGAACAGCACACTCTTCGACCCCGAGGTGATCGGCGGCGCACTCGCGCATCTGCTGCCGCCCAAACGCCTCGCGGAAACCGGAGACTTCCAGGATCTGCCGATCTGGCGCCGCCTGGTGATCGACACGGCGGCCGCGATGCTCGCCGAGCTCGGCGGGACGCTCGTGGTGCCCATGACCCTGCTGCGCCAGGAGTACCGGGACGAGATCTTCGGCGGCCTCGCCGCCCGCCGGATCGCGGTCCGGCACATCCTGCTGGCTCCGGCGGAAACGATCCTGCGGGAGCGGACAGCGGGCCGCGAGACACCCGAGGGCGCACTCGACGGCGAGATACGCGTACGGCGGTGCTCGTACGATCACATAGAGCCGTACCGGACCGCCCTCGCCTCCTGGCTGACCACCGACGCCCACCCGATCGACACCGGCGCCCTCACACCGTACGAGGCCGCCGCCCGGATCGCCGAGGCCGTCGGCACCGGCTCCGTGCCGGCCTGCGACATCGTGCAGACACCCGAGCCCACCGCCGAGACCACCGCCGCCGGTGTGCTCCTCTTCGACGAGCGGGACCGGGTGCTGCTCGTCGACCCGACGTACAAACCCGGCTGGGAGTTCCCCGGCGGCGTCGTCGAACCCGGAGAGGCGCCCGCCCGCGCCGGGATGCGCGAGGTCGCCGAGGAGACCGGGATACGCCTCGACGACGTACCCGCCCTGCTGGTCGTCGACTGGGAGGCGCCCGTACCCCCCGGCTACGGCGGTCTGCGCCTGCTCTTCGACGGCGGCCGGCTCGACCCCGCCGACGCGGCGCGGGTGCTGCTGCCCGGCCCCGAACTGCGCGCCTGGCGCTTCGTCACCGAGGACGAGGCGGCCGGTCTCCTCCCCCCGGTCCGCTACCAGCGGCTGCGCTGGGCCCTGCGGGCCCGGGAACGCGGAGCGGCGCTGTACCTGGAGGCGGGCACCCCGGTCGGCTGA
- a CDS encoding ROK family protein, protein MHTDLVAALDIGGTKIAGALVDGHGRIQARAQRATPAREDGDTVMRAVEAVIGELAASSLWGRATAVGIGSAGPVDASAGTVSPVNVPGWRDYPLVRRVRAAAGGLPVELIGDGVAITAAEHWQGAARGHDNALCMVVSTGVGGGLVLDGRLHPGPTGNAGHIGHISVDLDGDPCPCGARGCVERIASGPNIARRARDAGWRPGPDGDTSAAAVAASARRGDPVAVASFERAAQALAAGIAATATLVEIDIAVVGGGVGKAGDVLFAPLRKALTDYATLSFVQRLAVVPAQMGTDAGLVGAAAAALQRTAGVTPAGV, encoded by the coding sequence ATGCACACCGATCTCGTGGCAGCGCTGGACATCGGCGGCACCAAGATCGCCGGGGCGCTGGTGGACGGCCACGGCCGCATCCAGGCCCGCGCGCAGCGTGCGACGCCCGCCCGGGAGGACGGCGACACCGTGATGCGGGCCGTCGAGGCCGTCATCGGGGAGCTGGCGGCGTCATCGCTGTGGGGGCGGGCCACGGCCGTGGGCATCGGCAGCGCCGGCCCGGTGGACGCCTCCGCCGGCACCGTGAGCCCGGTGAACGTGCCCGGCTGGCGCGACTACCCGCTGGTCCGGCGGGTCCGCGCCGCCGCCGGTGGCCTGCCCGTCGAGCTGATCGGCGACGGGGTGGCCATCACGGCGGCCGAACACTGGCAGGGCGCCGCCCGCGGGCACGACAACGCGTTGTGCATGGTGGTCTCGACGGGCGTCGGCGGCGGCCTGGTCCTGGACGGACGGCTCCATCCGGGCCCGACGGGCAACGCCGGGCACATCGGCCACATCAGCGTGGACCTGGACGGTGACCCCTGCCCGTGCGGGGCGCGCGGCTGCGTGGAACGCATAGCGAGCGGCCCCAACATCGCGCGGCGCGCCCGGGACGCCGGCTGGCGTCCCGGCCCGGACGGCGACACCTCCGCCGCCGCGGTCGCCGCCTCGGCCCGGCGGGGCGACCCTGTCGCCGTGGCGTCCTTCGAACGGGCCGCGCAGGCTCTGGCCGCCGGTATCGCGGCCACCGCGACCCTCGTCGAGATCGACATCGCGGTGGTCGGCGGGGGTGTGGGCAAGGCGGGGGACGTCCTCTTCGCCCCCCTGCGCAAGGCCCTGACCGACTACGCGACGCTGTCCTTCGTCCAGCGCCTGGCGGTGGTGCCGGCCCAGATGGGGACGGACGCGGGGCTGGTGGGCGCCGCGGCCGCGGCGCTCCAGAGGACGGCCGGGGTGACCCCGGCGGGGGTCTGA